The following are encoded together in the bacterium genome:
- a CDS encoding acyltransferase, producing the protein MALVPSHVPAAPTGVRSSGFLPELEALRGVAVLLVVAFHTDRILSMPLELAGIETRTTVTTPWRAFIRSGDTGVTLFFVLSGFLLALPFFAEARGGRRVNRGHYARRRALRILPLYWTLLAVTTIHLVAAGRSPLPMLSYAVFANGLLPVAMPAPPFTNVLWSLATEAQFYVLLPFLPAVAVRPRLAAALLVVYLIAYGAWLAGLVPMSFLATFRIAHSVFGRGWVFLAGIAAAWLYERHGAALRARAAATPWLRNGASDLLLLLVLLALGTLLLWVLGFRDGTAAMPPVVVWHAPEGLCWALVVLLVLLAPLRIGPLFRSRALMGLGVLSYSIYLWHMPLLHFFLWPLAEHLGLRPEGWNRDGLLAAVPIMVLVLAGSTLTYLGIERPFLRRKAQVTL; encoded by the coding sequence TTGGCGCTCGTCCCATCGCACGTCCCTGCCGCACCGACCGGCGTCCGGTCGAGCGGCTTCCTCCCGGAGCTCGAGGCGCTGCGCGGCGTCGCCGTCCTGCTGGTCGTCGCCTTCCATACCGACCGCATCCTGAGCATGCCCCTCGAGCTCGCCGGGATCGAGACGCGCACGACCGTGACGACGCCGTGGCGCGCGTTCATCCGCAGCGGCGACACCGGCGTCACCCTGTTCTTCGTGCTGAGCGGCTTCCTGCTGGCGCTGCCGTTCTTCGCCGAAGCGCGCGGCGGACGCCGTGTGAACCGCGGCCACTATGCGCGACGCCGCGCGCTGCGCATCCTGCCCCTCTACTGGACGCTGCTCGCCGTCACCACGATCCATCTGGTCGCCGCCGGCCGATCGCCGCTCCCGATGCTCTCGTACGCCGTCTTCGCGAACGGCCTCCTGCCGGTGGCGATGCCGGCGCCGCCCTTCACCAACGTCCTCTGGAGCCTCGCGACCGAAGCGCAGTTCTACGTGCTGCTGCCGTTCCTGCCGGCGGTCGCCGTGCGGCCGCGCCTCGCCGCGGCACTCCTCGTCGTCTACCTGATCGCGTACGGCGCCTGGCTCGCCGGACTCGTTCCGATGTCGTTCCTGGCGACCTTCCGCATCGCGCACTCGGTCTTCGGCCGCGGCTGGGTGTTCCTCGCCGGCATCGCCGCCGCATGGCTCTACGAGCGCCACGGCGCGGCGCTGCGCGCCCGCGCCGCGGCCACGCCCTGGCTGCGCAACGGCGCCAGCGACCTCCTGCTGCTCCTCGTGCTCCTGGCGCTGGGCACGCTGCTGCTCTGGGTGCTGGGATTCCGGGACGGCACGGCCGCGATGCCGCCGGTGGTCGTCTGGCACGCGCCCGAGGGCCTCTGCTGGGCGCTCGTCGTCCTGCTCGTGCTGCTCGCCCCGCTGCGCATCGGGCCGCTGTTCCGAAGCCGCGCCCTCATGGGCCTCGGCGTGCTGTCGTACTCGATCTACCTCTGGCACATGCCGCTGCTCCACTTCTTCCTCTGGCCGCTCGCCGAGCACCTCGGCCTGCGACCCGAGGGCTGGAACCGCGACGGCCTGCTCGCCGCGGTCCCGATCATGGTCCTCGTCCTCGCCGGGTCGACGCTCACCTACCTCGGCATCGAGCGGCCGTTCCTGCGCCGCAAGGCGCAGGTCACGCTCTGA
- a CDS encoding aspartyl/asparaginyl beta-hydroxylase domain-containing protein: MSRPYFRIYGDYREPAPVFYARAECPWLDQVERHWTTIRDEYAAHVARHRLRESFVPDDVEIHGWRSVNFVTYRHWYRHNCAHFPRTVALLRAIPHLTSAFINLLEPQARLPPHNGDTNATYRCHLGLVVPGDADACGLEVGGQRRGWREGEAFAFNEAYRHRVWNDTDRDRVVMVFDVLRPEFRDRSLAICGDVLGAMTLTMLETRLPPLRRLPATARRGLHRLLGLGARAALVLGDGAR; the protein is encoded by the coding sequence GTGAGCCGGCCCTACTTCCGCATCTACGGCGACTATCGCGAGCCCGCGCCGGTCTTCTACGCGCGCGCCGAGTGCCCCTGGCTCGACCAGGTCGAACGCCACTGGACGACGATCCGCGACGAGTACGCGGCCCACGTCGCGCGCCACCGCCTGCGCGAGAGCTTCGTCCCCGACGACGTCGAGATCCACGGCTGGCGCAGCGTCAACTTCGTCACCTACCGCCACTGGTATCGTCACAACTGCGCGCACTTCCCGCGCACGGTGGCGCTGTTGCGCGCCATTCCGCACCTCACCTCCGCCTTCATCAACCTGCTCGAGCCGCAGGCGCGGCTGCCGCCGCACAACGGCGACACGAACGCGACCTACCGCTGCCATCTCGGCCTCGTCGTCCCCGGCGACGCCGACGCCTGCGGTCTCGAGGTCGGCGGCCAGCGGCGCGGCTGGCGCGAGGGCGAGGCGTTCGCGTTCAACGAGGCGTATCGTCATCGGGTGTGGAACGACACCGATCGCGACCGCGTCGTCATGGTGTTCGACGTCCTCCGTCCCGAGTTCCGCGACCGCTCGCTGGCGATCTGCGGCGACGTGCTCGGCGCCATGACGCTCACGATGCTGGAGACACGGCTGCCGCCGCTGCGGCGGCTGCCGGCGACGGCACGGCGCGGCCTCCATCGCCTGCTCGGCCTCGGAGCGCGCGCCGCCCTCGTCCTCGGGGACGGGGCCCGATGA
- a CDS encoding 23S rRNA (adenine(2503)-C(2))-methyltransferase RlmN: protein MRPLLAMTVAELAVVLGSRSRALALGRWLWSRATLPAALPETLPAVGARALAALAAAAVLEPPTVARRERAADGTTKYALALPGAEVETVRIPGPRRSTVCVSSQAGCTRACAFCATATLGFRRQLHAGEMLAQVFVARAGADAQAPVRNVVFMGMGEPMDNLDAVLRAVAVLTGPPLQLRAERVTVSTSGVLPGMRRFLAASPASLALSLNATTDETRRRLMPQTRTWPIAALLGALRDDAARTPGRVHFVEYVLFAGVNDGDDDADRLVALLAGIPARVNLIAHNPHPGSTLVPPSPARVLAFQRRVAGAGVRCLVRWPRGRDIAAACGQLALASSRGVRA, encoded by the coding sequence ATGAGGCCGCTGCTGGCGATGACCGTGGCCGAGCTCGCCGTCGTGCTCGGCAGCCGGTCGCGGGCGCTCGCGCTCGGCCGCTGGCTCTGGTCGCGCGCGACGCTGCCCGCGGCCCTCCCCGAGACGCTGCCCGCGGTGGGGGCGCGCGCGCTGGCGGCGCTCGCGGCGGCGGCCGTGCTGGAGCCCCCGACGGTCGCGCGCCGCGAGCGCGCCGCCGACGGCACGACGAAGTACGCGCTCGCGCTGCCTGGCGCCGAGGTCGAGACGGTGCGTATCCCGGGGCCGCGGCGCAGCACCGTCTGCGTCTCGAGCCAGGCCGGCTGCACGCGCGCCTGCGCGTTCTGCGCGACGGCCACCCTCGGCTTCCGCCGCCAGCTGCACGCGGGCGAGATGCTGGCGCAGGTCTTCGTCGCGCGCGCCGGCGCCGATGCGCAGGCCCCCGTGCGCAACGTCGTCTTCATGGGCATGGGCGAGCCGATGGACAACCTCGACGCCGTGCTGCGCGCCGTGGCGGTGCTGACCGGACCGCCGCTCCAGCTGCGGGCCGAGCGCGTGACGGTGTCGACGTCGGGCGTCCTGCCCGGCATGCGCCGCTTCCTCGCCGCGTCGCCGGCGAGCCTCGCGCTCTCGTTGAACGCGACCACCGACGAGACGCGCCGGCGGCTCATGCCGCAGACGCGGACCTGGCCGATCGCGGCGCTGCTGGGCGCGCTGCGCGACGACGCGGCGCGTACGCCGGGGCGCGTGCACTTCGTCGAGTACGTGCTCTTCGCCGGCGTGAACGACGGCGACGACGACGCCGACCGCCTGGTCGCGCTGCTCGCCGGCATTCCGGCGCGGGTGAACCTGATCGCGCACAACCCGCACCCGGGGAGCACGCTGGTCCCGCCGTCGCCGGCGCGTGTGCTCGCATTCCAGCGGCGGGTGGCGGGGGCGGGCGTGCGCTGTCTCGTGCGTTGGCCGCGGGGACGCGACATCGCCGCCGCCTGCGGCCAGCTGGCGCTCGCGTCGTCGCGCGGCGTCAGAGCGTGA